The following coding sequences lie in one Silurus meridionalis isolate SWU-2019-XX chromosome 19, ASM1480568v1, whole genome shotgun sequence genomic window:
- the LOC124402121 gene encoding zinc finger protein 287-like: MAKFEYLNTLFTDRLLAVAGELFQAVTDVISEYQKETDRTKQENMVLKKMLKAQRLASDRDGSTNEAVPQKLPNISHGPLDSDSSVIQVKVELSTTKQDIVPPEPINDPITVTSPHCFSKKTTSEDTKDDFFNDHLEIKIKSEPMDSQIVISNDSNPPMQSESTSDCNLEGERDDQGLDLSSHDEQQNETVDRIVYCQYCGKPFRNRGQMKRHMVVHQKDRPRPYCCDLCGKCYSYAQVLEVHRRTHTGERPYHCKYCGRRFNQKGHLKEHERIHTGEKPFGCPICGKRFIQSSQVRKHVKYHHPTVKI; encoded by the exons ATGGCGAAGTTTGAGTATTTAAATACGTTGTTTACAGATCGCCTGCTCGCTGTTGCGGGAGAATTATTTCAAGCTGTCACAGATGTTATTTCCGAGTACCAGAAGGAAACAGACCGAACCAAACAGGAAAACATGGTCCTGAAGAAAATGCTCAAGGCACAGCGATTGGCGAGCGACCGAG atgGTTCAACTAATGAAGCCGTTCCCCAGAAGCTGCCAAACATTTCCCATGGACCCTTGGATTCAGATTCCTCAGTTATACAAGTAAAGGTTGAGCTGTCCACAACAAAGCAGGATATCGTGCCCCCGGAACCTATAAATGATCCCATCACAGTGACTTCACCACACTGTTTCTCAAAAAAGACTACAAGTGAGGACACAAAGGACGATTTTTTCAATGATCATTTagaaatcaaaatcaaatccgAGCCGATGGACTCCCAGATCGTCATATCCAATGACTCAAACCCCCCCATGCAAAGTGAAAGTACAAGTGACTGTAATTTGGAAGGTGAAAGAGATGATCAAGGTCTTGATCTTTCTTCACATGACGAACAACAAAATGAGACAGTTGATAGAATTGTTTACTGTCAGTATTGCGGAAAGCCTTTCAGAAACCGCGGCCAAATGAAAAGGCATATGGTTGTGCATCAGAAAGACAGGCCAAGGCCATATTGCTGTGACCTTTGCGGAAAGTGCTACTCCTATGCACAAGTGCTTGAGGTCCACCGCAGGACTCATACAGGGGAAAGGCCATATCACTGTAAATATTGCGGACGGCGTTTTAATCAGAAAGGACACTTAAAGGAGCACGAAAGAATTCACACCGGTGAAAAGCCTTTTGGGTGTCCGATTTGTGGGAAACGATTCATTCAGTCCAGCCAAGTCAGAAAACATGTGAAATACCATCATCCTACAGTGAAAATTTAA